Proteins from a genomic interval of Eupeodes corollae unplaced genomic scaffold, idEupCoro1.1 scaffold_1076, whole genome shotgun sequence:
- the LOC129953580 gene encoding uncharacterized protein K02A2.6-like, whose translation MTTEITKYVESCSICQSQQRSQPKEPIIIKKIPKLPWEIIAVDIFYFKTNEYLLVADSYSGYFDFVKLKQSSSAEVILQLKKMFAIHGIPFILESDNCPQFSSKEFKAFAKNWDFTLQTSSPRYPKSNGLAERFVQVAKSLLKKCHKDQSDVYLALLNYRNTSRSNDLLSPNQRLMSRRTRTNIPSSEHSLKPKVVQNLQQNLIEARNRSKFHADKGSHQKQPL comes from the coding sequence ATGACGACCGAAATCACGAAATACGTTGAATCCTGCAGTATTTGTCAAAGCCAACAACGTTCTCAACCGAAAGAgccaattattatcaaaaagatTCCTAAGCTGCCCTGGGAGATAATTGCagtagatatattttattttaaaactaatgaaTATCTTCTCGTTGCAGATAGCTACTCCGGTTACTTTGATTTTGTTAAGTTAAAGCAATCATCCAGCGCAGAAGTCATACTCCAACTCAAAAAGATGTTTGCCATCCATGGGATACCGTTTATCTTGGAATCGGACAATTGTCCCCAATTTTCCTCCAAAGAGTTTAAAGCATTTGCCAAAAATTGGGACTTTACTCTTCAGACCTCAAGCCCGAGGTATCCAAAATCCAACGGTCTTGCCGAGAGGTTCGTCCAGGTGGCAAAATCCCTACTTAAAAAGTGCCACAAAGACCAGTCAGACGTTTATCTTGCTCTACTCAACTACCGCAACACATCTCGAAGCAACGATTTGTTATCGCCCAATCAACGTTTGATGAGCCGAAGAACCAGAACAAATATACCATCCAGTGAACATTCGCTTAAACCTAAGGTTGTACAAAACTTACAACAGAACCTCATTGAAGCCCGGAACAGAAGCAAGTTCCATGCTGATAAAGGAAGTCACCAAAAACAACCCTTGTAA